GTTCTGGATTGATGAGTCGGGCCCCACCAAATCGCTTGATCGATGATCATTCGTGGATACCGCACTCCCGCTTCAAGCCGAAAAAGCGGGTCTCCTCCTCGCGCATACCCGGTTGCAGCGGACGGCTGGTGTGGACGTCGCCCACCGATAGATAGCCCTGCTCCCACAGCGGATGGTAGGGAAGATTGTGTTTCTGCAGATAGCGGTGCACATCCCGGTTATGCCAATCGACCACCGGATGGATCTTGAAACGGCCGTCCTGGATCCGCACCACCGGCAGGGCGGAACGGCTGTGCGACTGCTGGCGGCGCAATCCTGCGAACCAGCTGTCGGCATCGAGCGCTTTCAGGGCACGTTGCAGCGGTTCCACCTTATTGATGCGGTTGTAGTGTTCAATACCGGTCAATCCCTGTTCCCAAAGGCGGCCATAACGGCGCTCCTGCCAGGCCGGCGAATGCTCGGCACGGTAGACATGCAGATTTAACTGCAGACGTTCGGTCAATTGATCGATAAAGCTGTAGGTCTGCGGAAAAAGGTAGCCGGTGTCCACCAGTACCACCGGGATATCGGGCACGATACGGGTTACCAGATGAAGCATGAGGGCCCCCTGGATGCCGAAGCTGGAGGTCAGAATATGCTTGCCGCGGAGGTGGTTCAGGGCCCATTCGATACGCTCCTGTGCGCTCAATCCCTGCAGCTCATGGTTGATTGCCCCAAGATCCTCCGTCATCACCGGTGGCACACGGGCAATCTGCTCAAGGGAATTCATGGTAGTCCTCCGCGGGGTCTATGACCGGTTTCACCAGACCGCACCGTACCGTGAAATCACCGAAGCGTTCCTGCGGCAGACGCTCGCCGGCATAGATCCGGAACAGTTCGTCCAGGGTGCGCAGCAGTTCACGCTTGTTCAGGTTCTTGCGATAGAGGCGATTGAGTCTCAAACCGACACCGTCACCGCCCAGTTGCAGGTTGTAGCGACCCGGCCCCTTGCCGACCAGGCCGATTTCCGCCACGTAGGGACGGGCGCAGCCATTCGGGCAACCGGTCATGCGTATGACGATGGCCTGCCGGTCGATTCCGTGACGATCCGCCATCGCCTCTATCGTCTGCAAGAGATCAGGAAAATAGCGCTCGGCTTCGGCCATGGCCTGAGGGCAAGTGGGTAGCGCCACGCAGGCGATGCTTGCCAGACGGGTTGGGCTGCGCCCCTCGGCCAGCAACCCGTGACGGCGGGCAATCCCTTCAATGGTTGCCTTTTGAGCTTCAGGCGCACCGGCCACGATCAGATTCTGACTCGGGGTGATGCGGAAGTCTCCCTGGTGGATGCCCGCAATCTCCCGCAGACCGCCCATCAGGCTTGCGTCCGGGGTGTCCGCTACCCGACCGTTCTCGACATACAGCGTCAGGTGCCAGCGCCCCCGCTCATCCTTTACCCAGCCATAACGGTCCCCCTGGCTGGTAAACCTGACCCTGCGTGACGGTTTGAAGCGCACCCCGGCACGCCGCTCCACTTCGGTGATGAAGGTCGGCAGTCCCATGCGTTCGACGGTGTATTTGAGACGCGCGTGACGCCGGCTGACCCGGTCACCGAAATCCCGCTGCACACTGACCACCGCTTCCGCCACCGCCAGGGTCTGTTGCGGCGGTATAAAACCCAGCTCGTCCGCGAGGCGCGGAAAGGTGGCGGAATCGTCATGCGTGACGCCCATGCCACCACCGGCCAGGACATTGAAGCCAAGCAGCTCATCGCCCTCGGCAATGGCGATGAAGCCCAGGTCGTTGGTGTAGACGTCCACATCGTTGTGCGGCGGAATGGCTATTGCGGTCTTGAACTTGCGTGGAAGATAGGTCTCCCCGTAGATCGGTTCCGATTCAGTTCCGGCCACCGGTTCGCCATCGAGCCAGATCTCGTGGTATGCACGGGTCTTCGGCAACAGATGCTCACTGATGCGCCTGGCCCAGCCATATACCTCCGCATGCAGGGCGGAGGACACCGGATTGGGATTGCAGAGCACGTTGCGGTTGACGTCACCGCAACCGCCGATGGAGTCGATCATGACCCGGTTGATGCGCTGGATCAGAGGCTTCAGGTTACGCTTCAGAATGCCGTGGTACTGAAAGGTCTGACGGGTGGTCAGGCGAATGCTGCCGTTACCCAGTTCCCGTCCCACTGCATCGATGGCCAGCCACTGCCGGGGGCTGCAGACTCCGCCGGGTAGCCGGGCCCGCAACATGAAGTTGTAGTCGGGCTCAAGGAACTGCTGCCGGCGCTCCAGCCGCCGGTCCCGGTCGTCCTGCTGGTAGAAACCGTGGAACTTGCTGATCTGCGCATCGTCCGGCGACAGGGCGCCGCTCGCCTGGTCTGACATGCTCTCCCTCAGGGTTCCCCGGAGATAGCTGCTGTCAGCCTTGATAAGTTCGTTGGGATTGAGCTTGATATCCATCAGTAGACGTCTCTCTGGTAACGCCCCTGCTCGCGCAGGGTCTCGGTGTACTCGACCGCGGCCTGCTCAGCCAGGCCACCCTGATCCTGGACGATGGCCAACAGGGATTGATGCACACCCTGCGCCATCTCCACCCCGCCACACACATAGAGGTGGGCGCCCTCCTGCAGCCATCGATAGAGCTCCGCACGCTCCTCGTAGAGCCGTGCCTGCACGTATGTGCGGGCCCCTTCATCCCGGGAGAAGGCCGTAGTGATGCGATTGAGCAGACCTGCCTTTCGGTATGCGAGCCAGTCGGTCTGATAGAGGAAATCACGCTGAAAATGGCGATTGCCGAACACCAGCCAGCTACCGCCGGCACTTCCCAGTGCCTCGCGTTCCTGGAGGAAGGCGCGATAAGGCGCGATGCCGGTGCCCGCGCCGATCATGATGATGGGGCTGTCTGCCGATGCCGGCAGTCTGAAAGCCGGGTTCTCCACCACATAGACACCCAAAGCATCTCCCTCGGAGATACGCTGTGTCAGATAGCCGGAGGCCCCGCCCAGATGGTCTCGGCCATGGCCCCTATAACGCAGTGCGGCGACGCTCAGATGGATCTCATCCTCGTAGGCCGTCTGGCTGGATGCGATAGAGTAAAGGCGGGGCTGTTGGGCATGAAGTATCTCCACCAGCCCCTGTGCATCCACCCCGGCAGGATAAGCCTGCAGCAGATCGATGAATTGGCGGTCTTGGACGAAGGTCCGCAGCTTCTCCCCGTCCCGGCTTATGGTGTCCAACGCCTGATCAGCTGCAAGCGCTGTCCATGCCTTGACTACACCGGGATGGAGTTGGGTCAGCTCCAAACGCCCGCCAAGGGCCTGACCAAGCGTCATGCACTCTCCATCGAGACTGACCGGCGCCTCGGCTGCCAATCCAGCCAGAGCGAGCAGCTCTTCGATCAAAGCGGGATCATTCTGAAAGTAGAGACCCAGGGCATCCCCCGGCCGGTAGCGGATCACCGCCGGATCGATCTCCAGGGAGATATGCTGCACATTGCATACGGCATCGGCGGTGGTGATGCGATGCCGCGCCAATAACGCGGCCTGAAACGGGTTGTTGCGATCGTGCCTGGGAGTTGCCGACTCGCGTTGCAGCGGAATGATCCTGGCCTGGTCCGATGGCTGCAATTCTCCCAGCTCCGACAGGATCCGGTCCTGCCAGTTCGCTGCCGCCTGTTGGTAATCCACATCCGCATCGATCCGATCGAGCAACGATCCCGCACCCTGGTTTCCCAGCAGTTCATCCAGTTCCCTGGCCGCCTGGCAAAACTGCTCGTAGCTGGAATCCCCCAGGCCGAACACCGCATATCTGAGCCCCTCCAGTCGAGGGGCTCTGTCGCCACGCAGGTATTTGAAGAGATCGTAGGCGCTCTCCGGCGGTTCACCTTCACCTTGGGTGCTGATAACCACCACCAGTAGTTGTTCTTTGGTGAGGTCCTTGGGGCGGTAGCTGTCGGCTGAAACCAGACGGGGCGCAAGTCCCTGTGCCGTTGCATTCTCAGCCAGCGCCTCCGCCACGCTACGGGCATTCCCGCCCTGGGTGGCGTAGAGAATGGTCACTCCCGGGATCTGGTTGGGCGCCTTGGCGACAGAGGGGCCGAGTGCACCCAGACCGGCAAGATAACCGCTGGCCCAAGTGAGTTGTTGGTTGTTCAACCCCTCAACCGCCTGTTGCAGGCGCGAGAGCTGCAAGCCTTCCAGCGGAATGGATGGGAAACCATCCAGGGTCTTGGCGGTGTTATCCATGGTGACGCGACTCCAAGTCAATGCTTTAGGATTGGATTGGGTAGCAATATTGGAAGAGGTGTTATATCTTTTGAAGTAATATATTTTGATATTTAATCTTTAAACAAGATATGGAACTCAGGCAACTCAATTCATTGGTGGCCCTGGCGGAGTCGGGTTTTAACGTGACCCTGGCGGCGAAGCAGATCTACCTGGTACAGTCGGCCGTCTCCCAGCACCTGGCGCAGCTTGAAAGGGAGCTGGGCACTCAACTCTTCGTCCGCAAGGGAAAACGGCTGATCGCCCTGACGGCAGCGGGTGAGGAGGTGCTCAGCTATGCAAGACAGGCCCTGGCCATCCGTGAAAACATCCTCGCCGTCGGCCGTGACCACGTGGAGGAGAGTAGTGGAATCCTGCGCATCGGCACCACCCATACCCAGGCACGCTACGTACTACCCGCGGTGATCCGCGCCTTTCGCCAAATCTTCCCGACCGTCAGCCTGCAGATACACCAGGGAACACCGCAACAGCTGGTTGAAATGGCCCTCACCGACCGGGTCGACTTCTCAATCTGCACTGAGGAGCTGGGCGAACACTCCTCTCTCAATGCCATCCCCTGTTATCGCTGGAACCGCAGCCTTATCGCCCTCAAGGGTCATCCGGTGCTGTCGCAGAAACCGCTCTCCATGGAAAGCATCTGTGACTATCCGCTGATTACCTATACCTTCGGCTTCACCGGCGCCAATCACATGCAGATCACCTTTACCCGGGCCGGCCTGCAGCCCAACGTGGTATTGACCGCCGCCGACACCGACGTGATCAAGACCTATGTACGGGAGGGCATGGGTGTCGGCCTGATTGCGAGCATGGCCCACTCAGCAGAGCAGGATCGGGATCTGGAGATTCGGGATCTCGGCAACATGCTCCCCTGGGAAACCACCTGGGTGGCCTACCACAAGGACAAGTATCTGCGCCGTTACCAGCAGAAATTCATCGATTTGATGGAGTCGATGGTACTCGAAAATGGGGTAACGAAAAGCACACCCACTTGAGTCATCCCATGCCCGGGTTCTTTTAAAAAATCGCAGCCAATCCACCTCGACTCAGCTGACGAATCTTGTGATAGCGTTCAACCATGCAAGAGGATGGAGCAACCCCTGGCTGTCGCACGGTATTCATGCCTCAGTGCCGGATAAAGGGATTGCCACATGGCCACGATCGCCTGTTCATCCTCCCGCGCCGCATCGTCCAGATAGATGGCGCAACGATCGGCAAGACGCGGATAACAGACAGACAGCGCAGGATAGCGCGAGTGCTTTTGAATGAAGCCTGAAGGCCCGTCGATGACCAGCATATCGATTCCCGCTTCGGGAATGGCATCTGCTGCGTACCATCTGTAGAGCATCCCATCCACAATCCTATCCTGGAGCGGGGCATGGACAACATCCGCAAACCCTCCAAGG
This sequence is a window from Candidatus Thiodiazotropha sp. LNASS1. Protein-coding genes within it:
- a CDS encoding phosphoadenylyl-sulfate reductase; its protein translation is MTEDLGAINHELQGLSAQERIEWALNHLRGKHILTSSFGIQGALMLHLVTRIVPDIPVVLVDTGYLFPQTYSFIDQLTERLQLNLHVYRAEHSPAWQERRYGRLWEQGLTGIEHYNRINKVEPLQRALKALDADSWFAGLRRQQSHSRSALPVVRIQDGRFKIHPVVDWHNRDVHRYLQKHNLPYHPLWEQGYLSVGDVHTSRPLQPGMREEETRFFGLKRECGIHE
- a CDS encoding LysR substrate-binding domain-containing protein, which produces MELRQLNSLVALAESGFNVTLAAKQIYLVQSAVSQHLAQLERELGTQLFVRKGKRLIALTAAGEEVLSYARQALAIRENILAVGRDHVEESSGILRIGTTHTQARYVLPAVIRAFRQIFPTVSLQIHQGTPQQLVEMALTDRVDFSICTEELGEHSSLNAIPCYRWNRSLIALKGHPVLSQKPLSMESICDYPLITYTFGFTGANHMQITFTRAGLQPNVVLTAADTDVIKTYVREGMGVGLIASMAHSAEQDRDLEIRDLGNMLPWETTWVAYHKDKYLRRYQQKFIDLMESMVLENGVTKSTPT
- the cysI gene encoding assimilatory sulfite reductase (NADPH) hemoprotein subunit, which gives rise to MDIKLNPNELIKADSSYLRGTLRESMSDQASGALSPDDAQISKFHGFYQQDDRDRRLERRQQFLEPDYNFMLRARLPGGVCSPRQWLAIDAVGRELGNGSIRLTTRQTFQYHGILKRNLKPLIQRINRVMIDSIGGCGDVNRNVLCNPNPVSSALHAEVYGWARRISEHLLPKTRAYHEIWLDGEPVAGTESEPIYGETYLPRKFKTAIAIPPHNDVDVYTNDLGFIAIAEGDELLGFNVLAGGGMGVTHDDSATFPRLADELGFIPPQQTLAVAEAVVSVQRDFGDRVSRRHARLKYTVERMGLPTFITEVERRAGVRFKPSRRVRFTSQGDRYGWVKDERGRWHLTLYVENGRVADTPDASLMGGLREIAGIHQGDFRITPSQNLIVAGAPEAQKATIEGIARRHGLLAEGRSPTRLASIACVALPTCPQAMAEAERYFPDLLQTIEAMADRHGIDRQAIVIRMTGCPNGCARPYVAEIGLVGKGPGRYNLQLGGDGVGLRLNRLYRKNLNKRELLRTLDELFRIYAGERLPQERFGDFTVRCGLVKPVIDPAEDYHEFP
- a CDS encoding sulfite reductase flavoprotein subunit alpha; translation: MDNTAKTLDGFPSIPLEGLQLSRLQQAVEGLNNQQLTWASGYLAGLGALGPSVAKAPNQIPGVTILYATQGGNARSVAEALAENATAQGLAPRLVSADSYRPKDLTKEQLLVVVISTQGEGEPPESAYDLFKYLRGDRAPRLEGLRYAVFGLGDSSYEQFCQAARELDELLGNQGAGSLLDRIDADVDYQQAAANWQDRILSELGELQPSDQARIIPLQRESATPRHDRNNPFQAALLARHRITTADAVCNVQHISLEIDPAVIRYRPGDALGLYFQNDPALIEELLALAGLAAEAPVSLDGECMTLGQALGGRLELTQLHPGVVKAWTALAADQALDTISRDGEKLRTFVQDRQFIDLLQAYPAGVDAQGLVEILHAQQPRLYSIASSQTAYEDEIHLSVAALRYRGHGRDHLGGASGYLTQRISEGDALGVYVVENPAFRLPASADSPIIMIGAGTGIAPYRAFLQEREALGSAGGSWLVFGNRHFQRDFLYQTDWLAYRKAGLLNRITTAFSRDEGARTYVQARLYEERAELYRWLQEGAHLYVCGGVEMAQGVHQSLLAIVQDQGGLAEQAAVEYTETLREQGRYQRDVY
- a CDS encoding class I SAM-dependent methyltransferase, with translation MTEQLPEYQSLQNQLDLHQGMPYSPNWSAEADFIQLIVDACLRDRPKQILECSSGLTTLMLARCCQINGEGRVISLEDGLQYADNTRSYIDRYGLGGFADVVHAPLQDRIVDGMLYRWYAADAIPEAGIDMLVIDGPSGFIQKHSRYPALSVCYPRLADRCAIYLDDAAREDEQAIVAMWQSLYPALRHEYRATARGCSILLHG